A window of Gambusia affinis linkage group LG03, SWU_Gaff_1.0, whole genome shotgun sequence genomic DNA:
gaacacGACCTCACTAtgtaaacttttaaagaaagtcaACTGATAAAATCTTAGGGAGtacacacattttaaagatttaggAACGCAATGGCAAGGAGTCTTGCATGGGGAATTGAAACTTGACTGGCTGTTAGGTCCTTCAAAATACTCTATAACTACTTTTGCCATTTACGAgcattgtttgaaaaatgttttgctgtgcaAATCCAGGTAAATATGCACTTTTGTGGCTGTTTTATTGAAAGCAGTAAATTAACAAGATTTCCTGGTGattgttatttaaaatctcAGAATTCTATCAGATATTGTTTAACTTTGTCCtgtattgcttttttatttattaagtaaCTTCGAATACAAATGAGAGTCTGGTTACATATAACTTGTGAATGCAATGAGAACAAGACACCATagaaagtattttctttgtattcaGTACTGACAAAACTGTTCTTAAACAAAAGGTCTTCTCTCAGATGTTTGGGTTGACAATCTTGCCcataaaaagcatgttttctgCAGTTCGATCAGTGATGATCACCATGAAAGGACGGTTGAACTTCAGCTCTGGGACGTAGTGGAAAGACAGAGGTATAAGGCCTATACCGGtcgctgctgcagctgtggcTCCGCCCTCGTCTACATCCAGCGTGGCTTGGTGTACAAcctttacagcacaatcaaagCAGAGTGGGTCAAATGTCAACAGTATAGGCAAGGACATGTTTTCATATGCACCACTCCCTTACCTCAGACACAGCTAGTTTCTGTCCCTCTGCAATGCCGCCGAGGTCTGCACGATCCCCAAACATGTCTGCCATTCCCATTTCAGTCAGCACATCATTCAGCTTATAGGAGGTCTTGATGGAGAACTTGGGAACGTAGATGTTGTACGTCCTGAAAGAAGTACAGTTTTAAAGGACTCATCTGCCAAGAGTTGACAGAAATTGAAGTGAAACCTGATGTAGCATCTCTTTACTCTCTCTTTATCCACTTCAACCATTTGGTGACACGTGCAGGGCTGATACTGTTCTccagttttgtcatattttccggtaacagcagcagcatggagTAGGAGTTGTTGAAAGGCAGGTGGAGAACCGATGTGTTGATAGCTTTGTCATGATAAGTATTAAcatctttttccatttccatcaTCTGAACTTGAAcctggaaaataaaagattgaGAGCTTCTTAGTTGTAAATTGAATTCAATATGATTCCGATCTGCTCTCCATGATTGATTCTATGACTTTGAACCTCAGTGTTTTCTTCCACTCTGAACACATCCTGCCTGGTATTTCGAGGATCAAAGGGAGTTTCCCATTTTCCTGTTTGAGCAGAAAGCAGATATATTACAACCCCACCAACTAAAATCCTCCACAATGAAGGAGAAAGAAGGGAACCTTTACCCTTGTAGTAGATGTAGCTGAGAAGATACATGATTGTGTCTGGATCCAGGCTTTCAACCAGCTTGTTTATCTTTCCATTAGTCTTATTCGAGACATACTGATTGATGGCATCAGCGCTCTCTGTAGTTTTGGTGAAGTCAACACTGAAACCCTCAGCTGAAAAGGACTGCTTCAGGGCATCTAGGAACTCAGGCTTTAGCTTGAGGATGCTGCCCACAAACACAGCAGTGCCTTGGCTAATGTCCTCAGAGGTGTTTGCAAAGAACGTACGAAAGGCCTGGTCTACATCTGTCTGAGCCAGCTGGGAGCTGCTGAAGCCCAGACCACGAAACAGCTGCTGATGGGTCTCACCTCGTGCCCCCACAGACAAAGCAGCTAAGGCAGTAGAGACACTAAGCGGGGAGAAGAAGATGTTTTTGCCTTGGGAGGCTGCATGCCCTGCTACCTTCCTGTAGAGACGGAAGGCAAACTCTTTGTTTGCTGAGGTCACCAGTGAGATTTTGTTGTTGCCATCGTCTGCAGTGGTGTCTTGGGCTTTCTCACCATGCCCTATGTGATGATGGCTTCTTCCTATGCAAACCAATGCTGATAAGATCCAAAGGACAACGGGTGCAGACAACATGGTGAACTGAAACAAAGGGTCAAaagtgatgtttatttttgggTTACACAATATTTGCTATTGCACATAAGCAAAGTGAAGTCTCTACGCCTATTCATTTAGTTCTACTGGTTGGAGTTTCATGATTTATGAAACTTACCTGCAATATTCCATACAGATGGTTTCCTGGACTaaagtgatttttatgttttgtatgtCAGATCTGGTTAAATggcaatattttaatatgttaacTCTAACACATTCAAGACACTGACAAATACTACACAAATGTAGCCGTTTCCTACaatttctttgcaaatttggattttaaaaggAATAGCACATTACCAAAAACAGCCTCTAATGTTCTGGACAAACATACCTTTTAAGATgagcttttctgtaaaaaactGAAGTACTTACCCTTTCCTGGCTGTTCAGTTTGTCCAACCTACTAAAGGCTGGGTGAAGACAGAGCCTGTTTATATCAATGATTGGATGAACTTTGATATTGTTTATTCTGTCCAGACTTATTTGTTCTACATGAACTGTAGCAGTGAGTCAGTCACTGACCAATCATGGCCTCAGGTTTACAAAGCcgaaaaacaataataaaaaaaccccccaaaaaactaaaaactgcagctgtcaACTGGAAAACTGAGTATATTTGTAGTTACTGTCATTCCTTGCACTTTGAATAGAACAGGTTCATTGCTTTACAAGAAAATATGCACCAAGCTTAAGACCCCAGTTATTAGCAGGCTGattattgtttaataaatttgcaactCAAAGTTTTAACCAGGAGGCCACc
This region includes:
- the LOC122828838 gene encoding serpin A3-5-like; amino-acid sequence: MLSAPVVLWILSALVCIGRSHHHIGHGEKAQDTTADDGNNKISLVTSANKEFAFRLYRKVAGHAASQGKNIFFSPLSVSTALAALSVGARGETHQQLFRGLGFSSSQLAQTDVDQAFRTFFANTSEDISQGTAVFVGSILKLKPEFLDALKQSFSAEGFSVDFTKTTESADAINQYVSNKTNGKINKLVESLDPDTIMYLLSYIYYKGKWETPFDPRNTRQDVFRVEENTEVQVQMMEMEKDVNTYHDKAINTSVLHLPFNNSYSMLLLLPENMTKLENSISPARVTKWLKWIKRETYNIYVPKFSIKTSYKLNDVLTEMGMADMFGDRADLGGIAEGQKLAVSEVVHQATLDVDEGGATAAAATGIGLIPLSFHYVPELKFNRPFMVIITDRTAENMLFMGKIVNPNI